The nucleotide sequence CGAGGCCGTCCCAGAGCGCGCCGCCGGGCTCCTGGTCAGCGGCGCGCTTCTGCAGGAACAGGATGTCGACGACGACGTCGGTTCCCGCAGTTGCGTTCATGGCTCCCTCGGGAAGCCGGATCGCGCCGACGAGATCAGCCATGGCGGCGATGTGGGCGCGCGCCTTGTCGTCGACCTTGTCCATGGTCCAGCGGCTGGTGACGAAGGCGGCGAGGCCGCCCGGCTTCAGGCGCTCGACCGACCGCGCGATGAAATAATCATGCAGCGAAAGGTCGAGGCGCTCTGCCCCGTCGAGACGCGCGCGGCGGTCACTGAACGGCGGATTGCCGATGACAAGGTCGAAGCTCTCGGAGAGGCGCGCCTTCGTAAAATCCTCGCGCCGGATCCAGGCGTTCGGAAACAGCTGAGCCGCGATGCGCGCGGTGGTGGCGTCCATCTCGACGCCGGTGAGGCTCGATTTGCCGGCGAGCGCTTCCGGCATGAGGGAGAAGAAGAGCCCTGTCCCGCATCCCGGCTCCAGGATCGAGCCGCCGCAAAAGCCCATGCGCTGGACGGCGCGCCAGATGGCGCGGATGATGAACTCCGGCGTGTAATGGGCATATTGCGTGGCGCGGGCGAGGCTCGCCAGCTCTTCGCGCGGGACGAGCCGCTCCAGCTCCTCGCCCAAATCCTCCCAGCCTTCAGCGAAGGTCTCGCCGGCGCGGCGGAACATCATGTCGGCGAGGTCGCGCGCGCCGAAGCCGACGAAGCGGCTCAGGACGTCCTGCTCCTCCGAAGTCGCATTCCGCTTTTCAGCCTCGATGTCGAGCGCCAGCCGGATGGCGGCGAGGTTGTCGGCGGCGCGGGCCTTCCAGCCGTGGGCGAGCTGGCGGTCGCCGCGAAGCACGAAGTCCTGCGCGGGAATGGCAGGCGCCTCCGCGACGGCCGGCGCTTCGTTCTCTACGGGGATATCGGTCGAGGGGCGAAAACTTCCGCCGTCGAGCGTCAATCCCCCGGAGAGGCTGGTGGAATCGAACAGAGAAAGCGTCAACTGATTGCTGTCTTTTGCCATGGCGAGAAAACCTTTCGGCGAGCACGAAAAAGCCCGGCGCGCGATGGGCGGCCGGGCGTGGGCAGAAGGACGAATGTGCGAAGGGGAAGCTTCGGGACGGACTCACCAGGGTCCGAAGGCGGCTTCGATGGCAAAGCGCTCGCGTCGATCGACGAGGTCCAGGGCGCGGATATGCAGCGCGGAGCCTGCTCGCGCCCGCGCGACGACATGCGCCCAGGCCTCTCTGTCGTCGTGAAATTTCGGCGGACCTTGCTCCGGGTTGTCGAACTTCTGCAGCTCGATGTGCGGCGCGTCGTCGCGATAATTGCCGCAATCGGATATCACCCAGCCGTCGCGGCGTGCGGCCTCGTGATCGAACGCGTCGAGACTGAACGCCGCCGCAGTGGCGGCGTCGCGAATTTCGGATCCAGTCGTGCTGAACTGTTGCATCGGAGTCTCCTCTCGATCTTCTTCTCGAAGACCCCGATCCCGAACCGAGGACGAATGGCTGGGGCAAAGGCGGCGCCTCGTGCGCCGGGATCGATCCGGCCCAGCGAAGCGGCCGGAGCGACCCACCCTTTGCGGCGGCCATTCGTTCGCGGTAACGCCTTCCTTTTCTCGTTCCTCTTTTTCTATTTCCTTCTTTTCGGACCTACGAATTGCGCGGCGTCACGAATGGGGCCGAACGAGTCGCGCCGCCGGCGTCTTGTCACGCGCAATACGTTCCGAGAGCCAGCGCCGACAATCGATCCTGTCGACGACGCGCTGCGCGCCGAGATCGAGCAGACAGGCTGCGCCACCGAATGCGTCGAACGAGGGGAACGCGCAGCCCTGACTCCATTGGAAGCCCCATAAGCCCGTCAGTCCGAACGTCCTCGCACAGCGCTGAACGAACGCGATCACTTGCTCGGGATCGCCATCTTCGCCGGAGACGATACGAAGACTTCCTCGATCGAGGTCGCAGGCCTTCACGGTGAAGCAGATGCGCTCATATCTGGCGTCGAGCTCCTCGGCATATCGCTCATAGAGAGTGAGAGCCGATGGCAGAAACTCGGCGCGACCGAGTGGAAGAACGCAGGAAAAATGCGTGTAGGAGCGGGACATGGCGATGTCTCCTCTGGGAGGCGAGAAACGGATTGTGAAAAAGGGAAGCCGAGAACTGCGGGTGTCAGCCGGGACCGGCGGCGTCGCCGAAGGCGCCGGCGGGCAGACGCCAGGATTCGGTGGATGTGCGTATCGGTGGCGACCAATGCTCGGACATGGCGAGCTGGACCAGGTCTGACCGAGCGAGCGCGGCCGGATAGGGTCTGCCGCGATCGGCGACGGCATGGATCGAAGCGTCGCGTTTGACGGTGCAGCCGAAGCGGCGTTCGTATTCGGCAATCGTCTCGAAGCGTTCCGGCGCCATCCATCTGATCGTCGCCAACTGATCGGGCGACGCGAAGATGCAGTGCATGCAGGAGACGCGGCCGAAGCCGAGCTGATAGGCGACGTGCGGAATAACGCCGTGATGCCGGAGCAGATCCCAGACTTGTCGTTCCTCCAAGCCGTGGATCGGACGCCAATGGTCGACATGGCGACGCCGGCGCGGACCGCCGCGTGTGTCGGTGCGATGCGCCTCGAACGTCAGATAGAGAGCCCTCGCTGGGCTCTCCTCGGCGCGTTCGCCGGTGACGACGAGCGTGCGCTTGCCGAGGAAGCGCGGCGAATTGCAGATCATGCTTCGCATCACGTCGATTTTCGCGACGGGGCTACACCAACGAAGCCGCAAATCTCCCGTCACCTGCGGAAACCGCAGACGCGTGCCGGGAACGCCGTGACCGCCGACCGTCGTGACGCCTCCTTCCGGCGTCTCGAACATCACCGACGCGGTGGGCTCGCTATCACGCAACATCTCACGGCGCAGTCCGCCGTCGCGCCATGAGAAGTAGAGCGGAACGCCGAAGGACTCGGCGAGCGCTCGGCAATAGCCTGCCGTGATCGGCCAATCGAACGTGGGCGGCCCGCGACCGTCGACGTCGTGATGATGCAGCTCGATCCGAGTGGGATCGACGCCTTCATCGATGAGATGAAGGAGTGTTCCAACTGAATCTTTGCCTCCAGATGAGGCAATCAATATGTAGTCGTAGCTCCTGAGATCAGGAGCGATGGAGGATTCGGGGCGAGAGCGAGCGTGCAGATTCTCGTCGCCTGCGAGGTTCGTCGATATGGCGCGTGTCATGGCGATCACGCGGCCTCGACGAGGGGCGCGTCGCTATCGGCAGCGTCCTGTTCATCCGAGTCGCTGTGGCTTTCAGCGAAGTCTGGATGAAAGGCGAGGCAGAAATCCGCTGCCTTCTGCGCGGCGGCGGCTGCGCGAAAGATTTCGCGCTTGTCGCTCTTGAGGCGCTCTAGCCAAAATGCTACATAACTCGCGTGGTTCTCGATTTCAGTCGGCAGACCGAGTTCTGTGTTGACGAAACAACTTGCTAAATCGGCCACTAACTCTTCGAACGCGTATTTCGCGGAGCCGAATACTCCCGTCAGATCGCGGTTCAGACGGCTCGGCGCCGCTGTCCAGTGGCAAAGTTCATGAATCTCGACCGAGGCGAGCGCTTCAGGCGAACGGAACGCGTTTTTCGGCGGCAAATGAATGCTATCGGTAGACGGGCGGTAGAAGGCCTGATCCCCGCCAATATGGACAATGGCGCGGCTGTTCCGCATGATGATGTCCGGCGCGTCGAATCGACGCCATGGCGCCTCTTCGATCGTGGGCGGCGTAAACGCCGGAATACCGTCTATCTGCGAGCCGTTGAAAACAGTGAAAGAGCGAAGCAGCGGGATGTTGCGCGTGTGCTCTTCTCCATCCGAAGGCGCGTCGCGATCTTCGACCTGAAGCTGCTTGTAGAAGTATATTGTGGTTCCCTTCTCGCCGGCGCGCACCTGCCAGCCCCTGTCCTTCGCCTGCTTGTAGCTGCAAAAGCGAGGATCGCCATTCGCGAAGGAGAATTGCGACATGCCGAGCAAGAGGACGTTGATCCCGTGATACCGGCGTCCGGTCGTTGCGTTGATCGGCGAGAGCGGCCCGGCGGCCGTGTCGGGGTTCCAGGGTCTGCGCCAGGGGGCGACGCCCTGTTCAAGCGCAGCGACGATGCGATCGGTCACGTCTCGGTAGTGATCGCGACGCGCGGGCGCGCGTCCATTGCTCTTCAATTTGCCGTTCATGGGATTCGTCTCCGTTTCAGGTCTCGGAACGAAATCCCACGCCCCGCATCACGGCCGCCGGGGCAAGGGCGGGCTCGCCGCTCGCGGCGAGACCGGGCGCGCGCGCCTTTACCCTTGCGGCGGCGAACGCGCATGCGGGAACGGCGCTTTCCGCTGTTCATTCTCTTTTTCGCTTCAGCTTTCGGCATTTTCTGCATGCGCCGACCGGCGCGCGGCCGAAAACACTCGGCGTCGGAGGAACAGTCCATTCGATCTGTCCTGAGAAAAAGTCGCCGAAAGCGCTTGCGCCATGTCGAAAGAGCGGCCAATAGTTGCGGAATCTTGATCGTCATGAACTTCGAGGAAAATTCGAATGACGGCCTCCGAGGCAGAACCTTCTCGTTCGACCACGCTCGCAGCCGAGGTCGTCACGGCCTTCGTCGCCAATAATTCCCTGCCGATCGGAGACCTGCCTACGCTGATCCACGCTGTGCGCGGAGCGCTGGAAAATCTCGGCAAAACGCCAATCGATACGACGCCGCCGGTGGCGAAACGGGAGCCGGCAGTTTCGGTCCGCAAGTCGATCACGCCCGATTTCATCATATGTCTCGAAGACGGAAAGAGCTTCAGATCGCTGCGACGCCATTTGAGGGCTCTCGGCATGAGTCCGGAGGAGTATCGGGCGAAGTGGAACCTTCCGGCGGACTATCCGATGGTGGCGCCCAATTACGCGGCGCAGCGATCGGAAATGGCCAAGTCTCTCGGGCTCGGCCAGCATCGCAAAAACGCAGCGTCGGACCCGAAGACGGCCGCCAGCGGGCCCGCCAAGCGTGGACGGGCGACCAAGAAAAAAGTGTAAGCGACGACGGGCCTCGTCCGCAATGTGCGCCATTCGACGTGGATCGAGTGGCGCACGGCGCAACAGCCAGCGCTATGACTGGTGAGGCGTTGCCATTTTCATGGTGGGCATCGCGTTCGTCGGGATGTTGCTGGTGACCGCTCGTCAACTGATAGACCTTTGCGACCGTCTTGATTTTGGAGCTCCCCATGCCCGCCTTCAATTTTCTAAAAGGTATAGAATATGGAACATTTCTTGCTGCACTTCGACTTCCACAACCCTGTTGCAATTACAGTAATAGGGTAGGGGAGAGGTCGCCGACCTAATGCCCCGCGACCGATCGCCGAATGACGCACAACCAATTGATTAGAATTGTGAACCTGCGATTCGGATAATCTCGATTATGGAACCTAGAGCCTCGCCCGACGAGCCGCGCAAAAAACAATGATCCTCCCCGCGGCGTCTCTGACGCCCTCATCGACGATAAGATCGGTCTCGCCGCAGCTCCGACAAACGCAATTCAGAGATGCTCGCCGAAAAAGCTCAGGATCCTCTCGCGGTATTCGGCGTTGGTGCGGAAATAAATGTCCTCGTGGCCAACCCCTTCCACGGCCCAGAAGGCCTTCGGCTCTGGAGCGCGGGCGAAAAGTTCCCGCGCTTCGTTGATATGGGTATTGGGGTCGCAAACGCCCGAAATGACGAACACCGGCGCGCGGATCTTGTCGATCCGATCGATCGGACGCAGAAACGCCGGGTCGAGCCCCGTCATTGTCCGCCCGACGACGAGCAGCGCCGGCGTCACGAGATGGCCGAGCGGACCGAAAGGCGCCGTCAAACGGTCGTCGATGGCGCGGTCGATGTCGGGATAGACGGATTCGAGCACGAAGGCGTCGGCCGTGATCGGCCCCTGTCCCAGGAGCGCCGCTGCGCCGCCGAGCGACTGCCCGATCACGGCGATCTTTCGACCCGGCAGCTTTTCTCGCATGTAGGAGAGCGCCGCGGCTGCGTCGGCGCTCTCGTCTTGACCGAAAGTGATTTTGTCGCCGTTGCTCTCGCCATGCGCGCGAAAGTCGATCGCGGCGACGGAATAGCCAGCCTCGTTCAAAAAGCGCATTCGGGCGATCATCGCGAGCCGGTTGGCGCGCACGCCATGCAAGAGCAACACGCCGCCGCTTTCGGGCGCGCCCGGCATGAACCAGCCCTGGACATTCACGCCGCCGCTCAGGGTGAGCGTGAAGCGCGTCACCGGCAGATCGTCCGGCGCCTTTACGGTCGCCGGCGCGGGGGCCGTCAGCGCATGCACGAGACCGACGAGCGCGATCGGAAAAAGCGCGAGCGCGCCAAGAGCGGCGTAAAGGAGTGGGCGCAAAAATCTCATCTGTCTGTTGCCCTTTTATCGAATGCATGAACGGGCGCCGAGAATCCAACCGGTATCTCAGCGCCAATGTGTCTTTGATACAGGAAAGTGAAAATAGGAAAAGCTCAGCGACCCTTGTCGCGGCGCTCCTACAGGACGCCGCCGTCTATTCATCGTCGCGGCGCTTTCGTCCCGCGCGCCACTCGACGAATTCACTTCGATGTAACTCTAGCCAGGTCACGAGATCATGTAGCTCGTCCAGCTCTATGAGAAGTGCATCGAACTCCGATTGACGAACTCCGCCGCACTTTCTCGGACCGGCCGTTCGCAGGAGCTGCTGGACGACGCGGATCGTCGCAGCGTGTGCGGTGAGAGAGTGTCATTTCCTTCCACCGGGGTCGATCATGGCCTTCGCCTCAGCCATCCGAAGGATGGTTCACCGACATAGTCCCTCTCCCAAATATACCACGCGAAATCCGTTCGTCCTCCGCGCGCTTTCAGGCCCGCGAGAATGACTGGTCCCGGGGGCATGGAAGGGCGCGGCGTGATGATCAGCACGCGCCGCGGAAATGTTCTCTGCAGCCATCAGGAGCGGCGGTCGCCGGACATCCAGGAGACGGGCAGGATCATAGCGACCTTGCGTCGCGCGATCTCGCGCGCGCGAGTGACGAACTCCCGCGACTTTCGAAATGGTGGATTGCAACAGATGTTGTCCGGCGCCGGCCTTCCGGCTTCCTCGGATAGGAAGTCGACGGCACGATCACAGAACATGGATCGAGAAACCAGATCCTCGCCCCAGACGTCATTGTAGCCTGCGGCTCGCGCAGCTTCGACGATGCGTCCGAGCCCGCAGGCGGGATCGTAGATCGAACCTTGGAAGCCCTCCTCTTCGAAGAAGCGATGATCGACCCAGCTCTCCTCGACGTACCAATCGTGTGGATGTCGAACCCGAAGATGGGCGTTGAGCGCTCGATCGGGGACGGCTGGAAGAATTTCTATTAGTTCGGGGCGATCGTGACGCGACCGGTGTGAGTTGCGAG is from Methylosinus trichosporium OB3b and encodes:
- a CDS encoding phosphoadenosine phosphosulfate reductase family protein, translating into MTRAISTNLAGDENLHARSRPESSIAPDLRSYDYILIASSGGKDSVGTLLHLIDEGVDPTRIELHHHDVDGRGPPTFDWPITAGYCRALAESFGVPLYFSWRDGGLRREMLRDSEPTASVMFETPEGGVTTVGGHGVPGTRLRFPQVTGDLRLRWCSPVAKIDVMRSMICNSPRFLGKRTLVVTGERAEESPARALYLTFEAHRTDTRGGPRRRRHVDHWRPIHGLEERQVWDLLRHHGVIPHVAYQLGFGRVSCMHCIFASPDQLATIRWMAPERFETIAEYERRFGCTVKRDASIHAVADRGRPYPAALARSDLVQLAMSEHWSPPIRTSTESWRLPAGAFGDAAGPG
- a CDS encoding ArdC family protein; the encoded protein is MNGKLKSNGRAPARRDHYRDVTDRIVAALEQGVAPWRRPWNPDTAAGPLSPINATTGRRYHGINVLLLGMSQFSFANGDPRFCSYKQAKDRGWQVRAGEKGTTIYFYKQLQVEDRDAPSDGEEHTRNIPLLRSFTVFNGSQIDGIPAFTPPTIEEAPWRRFDAPDIIMRNSRAIVHIGGDQAFYRPSTDSIHLPPKNAFRSPEALASVEIHELCHWTAAPSRLNRDLTGVFGSAKYAFEELVADLASCFVNTELGLPTEIENHASYVAFWLERLKSDKREIFRAAAAAQKAADFCLAFHPDFAESHSDSDEQDAADSDAPLVEAA
- a CDS encoding MucR family transcriptional regulator, whose product is MTASEAEPSRSTTLAAEVVTAFVANNSLPIGDLPTLIHAVRGALENLGKTPIDTTPPVAKREPAVSVRKSITPDFIICLEDGKSFRSLRRHLRALGMSPEEYRAKWNLPADYPMVAPNYAAQRSEMAKSLGLGQHRKNAASDPKTAASGPAKRGRATKKKV
- a CDS encoding alpha/beta hydrolase yields the protein MRFLRPLLYAALGALALFPIALVGLVHALTAPAPATVKAPDDLPVTRFTLTLSGGVNVQGWFMPGAPESGGVLLLHGVRANRLAMIARMRFLNEAGYSVAAIDFRAHGESNGDKITFGQDESADAAAALSYMREKLPGRKIAVIGQSLGGAAALLGQGPITADAFVLESVYPDIDRAIDDRLTAPFGPLGHLVTPALLVVGRTMTGLDPAFLRPIDRIDKIRAPVFVISGVCDPNTHINEARELFARAPEPKAFWAVEGVGHEDIYFRTNAEYRERILSFFGEHL